Proteins encoded together in one Chryseobacterium taklimakanense window:
- a CDS encoding heavy metal translocating P-type ATPase, translating into MERTYHVTGMTCSGCQNKISKTLNSIGGINAEVNLEDSLVKIHSQHEISLDELNSKLKEAGNYALAELNSPEKTIQIPPKDRISPSSVYYCPMECEGDKVYFQQGKRCPVCNMYLVPIEEKAGFKTNEKTLESQISNLESRIGKFYCPMFCEGDKVYDSDTGCPVCHMHLKEITPELVAASKGHHSHHAHPPAENLKSRISNLESKGNAGKYYCPMFCEGDKVYDSNVGCPVCGMDLVQIPGKAGEVAEDDTVKTLTRKFWIALAFTVPVFILSMGGMWINWPFSHQIQGILELILTLPVLFYAGWFLMKRGWGSFKTWNLNMFSLIALGVAAAFLFSLVALIFPEILPHEMAHEGKVPFYFEAVSVILTLVILGQLMEAKAHQKTGKAIEELMNLSPDEANLIVNGAERKVPLSEVKIGDVLRVKPGEKIPVDGKITEGNSSIDESMITGEPIPVEKILNDKVTSGTINGNGTFLMIAEKVGDETLLSKIIDMVNTASRSRAPIQKLADKVSKVFVPAVIGISILTFILWFIFGGENRMILALVNAVAVLIVACPCALGLATPMSLMVGIGKGAKNGILIKNAEALEQMDKINVLITDKTGTLTEGKPSLEHIEALENIDKNKILTLAAALNQNSEHPLSKAIMDALHSSEIKMETANDNSYKVEDFENITGKGVKGVISNETVLLGNEALLNQFSIQIPENLKQKVADIHDKAHTVSYLAKGHQVLGFLSFSDKIKPTSKKAVQFLQKEGIEVIMMTGDNEHSAKAVAAELGIIKYIANALPQDKMEAVKKLQSEGKIVAMTGDGINDAPALAQSNIGIAMGTGSDVAIESAEITLLKGDILGVAKSKILSEKLLRNIKQNLFFAFIYNTLGIPVAAGLLYPVFGILLSPMIAAAAMSFSSVSVILNSLRLNSAELKF; encoded by the coding sequence ATGGAAAGAACCTATCACGTAACCGGAATGACTTGCTCCGGTTGCCAAAACAAAATATCAAAAACTCTAAATTCAATCGGCGGAATTAACGCGGAAGTTAATCTTGAGGATTCATTGGTTAAAATTCATTCTCAACATGAAATTTCTTTAGATGAATTAAATTCCAAATTAAAAGAAGCCGGAAATTATGCTTTGGCAGAATTAAATTCACCAGAAAAAACCATTCAAATTCCCCCAAAAGACCGCATTTCCCCGAGCTCTGTTTATTACTGTCCGATGGAATGCGAAGGTGACAAAGTTTATTTCCAGCAGGGAAAACGCTGTCCGGTCTGCAATATGTACCTCGTTCCAATTGAAGAAAAAGCCGGATTTAAAACCAACGAAAAAACGCTCGAATCTCAAATCTCAAATCTCGAATCCCGTATCGGGAAATTTTACTGCCCCATGTTCTGCGAAGGCGATAAAGTCTATGATTCCGACACTGGCTGTCCGGTTTGCCATATGCATCTGAAGGAAATTACCCCGGAACTGGTGGCAGCAAGCAAAGGACATCACAGCCATCATGCTCATCCACCGGCAGAAAATCTCAAATCTCGAATCTCAAATCTCGAATCTAAAGGCAACGCCGGTAAATATTACTGCCCCATGTTCTGCGAGGGAGATAAGGTCTATGATTCCAACGTCGGCTGCCCGGTTTGCGGAATGGATTTGGTGCAGATCCCCGGAAAAGCAGGTGAAGTGGCAGAGGATGACACCGTAAAAACTCTAACACGAAAATTCTGGATTGCCCTGGCCTTCACGGTTCCGGTGTTCATTCTGTCAATGGGCGGAATGTGGATCAACTGGCCGTTTTCTCATCAAATTCAGGGAATTTTGGAACTGATTTTGACGCTTCCGGTTCTTTTTTATGCCGGTTGGTTTCTAATGAAACGTGGCTGGGGTTCCTTCAAAACCTGGAACCTGAATATGTTTTCGCTGATTGCACTGGGCGTTGCGGCGGCGTTTCTGTTCAGCTTGGTTGCCTTAATTTTCCCGGAAATTCTGCCTCACGAAATGGCGCACGAAGGAAAAGTTCCGTTTTATTTTGAAGCCGTGTCCGTAATTTTAACTTTGGTGATTTTAGGCCAGTTAATGGAAGCCAAAGCCCACCAGAAAACCGGTAAAGCGATAGAGGAACTGATGAATCTTTCACCGGACGAAGCGAATTTAATTGTGAACGGCGCCGAGAGAAAAGTACCACTTTCAGAAGTAAAAATCGGTGATGTTCTAAGGGTGAAACCGGGCGAAAAAATTCCGGTGGACGGTAAAATTACTGAGGGAAATTCAAGCATTGATGAAAGTATGATTACAGGTGAACCGATTCCTGTGGAGAAAATTCTGAATGATAAGGTGACTTCCGGAACCATCAACGGCAACGGAACTTTCCTCATGATTGCCGAAAAAGTGGGCGATGAAACTCTGCTTTCAAAAATCATCGACATGGTGAACACTGCAAGCCGCAGCCGTGCGCCCATCCAAAAACTGGCGGATAAAGTTTCCAAGGTTTTTGTGCCGGCGGTGATTGGCATTTCGATATTAACCTTCATCCTTTGGTTTATTTTTGGTGGTGAAAACCGGATGATTCTGGCCCTGGTAAACGCTGTTGCGGTGCTTATTGTAGCATGTCCCTGTGCTTTAGGTTTGGCAACGCCGATGAGTTTGATGGTCGGTATCGGGAAAGGCGCAAAAAACGGAATTCTCATCAAAAATGCCGAAGCTCTGGAACAAATGGACAAAATCAACGTGCTGATAACCGATAAAACCGGAACTTTAACCGAAGGAAAACCATCGCTTGAGCACATTGAGGCATTAGAAAATATTGATAAAAACAAAATTTTAACTCTCGCAGCAGCACTCAATCAAAACTCAGAACATCCCCTTTCCAAAGCCATTATGGACGCTTTGCATTCTTCTGAAATAAAAATGGAAACTGCGAATGACAATTCCTACAAAGTTGAAGATTTCGAAAACATCACCGGAAAAGGGGTAAAAGGAGTCATCAGTAACGAAACTGTTTTATTGGGGAACGAAGCGCTGCTGAATCAGTTCAGCATTCAGATTCCGGAAAATTTAAAACAAAAAGTTGCTGATATTCACGATAAAGCGCATACGGTGTCTTATTTGGCAAAAGGCCATCAGGTTTTGGGTTTCCTTTCTTTCTCGGATAAAATAAAACCGACTTCCAAAAAAGCAGTGCAGTTTTTGCAAAAAGAAGGCATCGAAGTCATCATGATGACCGGCGATAACGAACACAGCGCAAAAGCGGTCGCAGCCGAGCTTGGCATTATAAAATACATTGCAAACGCGCTTCCTCAGGACAAAATGGAGGCCGTAAAAAAACTGCAGTCTGAAGGAAAAATCGTAGCAATGACCGGCGACGGCATCAATGATGCTCCGGCGTTGGCGCAGTCAAACATTGGAATTGCCATGGGAACAGGAAGCGATGTCGCGATTGAAAGTGCAGAAATCACCTTGCTGAAAGGCGACATTTTGGGTGTTGCAAAATCCAAAATTTTGAGTGAAAAATTATTGAGAAATATCAAACAAAACTTATTCTTTGCTTTTATTTACAATACTTTGGGCATCCCGGTTGCGGCGGGCCTGCTCTATCCTGTTTTCGGCATTCTTTTAAGCCCTATGATTGCGGCGGCGGCAATGAGTTTTTCTTCGGTTTCTGTCATTTTAAATTCGCTGCGGTTAAACAGTGCAGAATTAAAATTTTAA
- a CDS encoding type 1 glutamine amidotransferase domain-containing protein, producing the protein MSTLSNKKIAVLAADGYEQSELEQPVEALKNAGATVEIVSLKSGEIKAMKDHEWSNSVKVDRTVSDAKVSDYDGLLLPGGVLNPDTVRGDENAVKFVKDFFTENKPVAAICHGPQTLIDAEVVEGKKMTSFKAISKDLQNAGANWVDEEVITDGNLTTSRKPEDIPAFNKRIIEEFAK; encoded by the coding sequence ATGTCAACATTATCAAACAAAAAAATCGCTGTACTAGCTGCTGACGGTTATGAACAAAGCGAACTTGAACAACCGGTAGAAGCGTTAAAAAATGCGGGAGCAACCGTAGAAATTGTATCGCTGAAGAGCGGTGAAATCAAAGCGATGAAAGACCACGAGTGGAGTAATTCTGTGAAAGTGGACCGAACGGTTTCCGACGCAAAAGTTTCCGATTACGACGGACTGCTTTTGCCGGGTGGCGTGCTGAACCCCGATACTGTGCGTGGTGATGAGAATGCCGTAAAGTTTGTTAAAGATTTTTTTACGGAAAATAAACCGGTAGCAGCAATCTGCCACGGACCGCAAACGCTGATCGACGCAGAGGTGGTTGAAGGTAAGAAAATGACCTCATTTAAGGCCATTTCAAAAGACCTTCAGAATGCCGGGGCAAATTGGGTGGATGAAGAAGTTATAACTGACGGAAACCTTACCACCAGCCGCAAACCGGAAGATATACCAGCCTTCAATAAAAGGATTATTGAAGAATTCGCTAAGTAA
- a CDS encoding DUF72 domain-containing protein → MKDQVFIGCSGFSESLWKGFFYPEDLPSKDYLKYYSGHLNSVEINSTFYRRPRPTTIQKWYDESPEDFRFFIKVHKYFSHNKRMQDCKEELTVFCDNISKILKEKMAGFLFQMPPSFKYSEENLQRIIETADKNYLNVVEFRHNSWWNQTVLDKLKKHEIIFCGVSFPKGIPDDVMVNSDDAIYYRLHGVPELFKSEYSEEELDKLATEIKKFNGIKYIYFNNTFGIAGIKNALYLDKILK, encoded by the coding sequence ATGAAGGATCAAGTTTTCATTGGCTGTTCCGGGTTTTCTGAAAGTCTGTGGAAAGGATTTTTCTATCCGGAAGATCTGCCTTCAAAAGATTATTTGAAATACTATTCCGGGCATTTGAATTCTGTCGAAATCAATTCGACTTTCTACCGAAGACCTCGGCCAACCACCATTCAGAAATGGTACGATGAATCCCCTGAAGATTTCCGGTTTTTCATCAAGGTGCACAAATATTTTTCACACAATAAGCGGATGCAGGACTGCAAAGAGGAACTGACGGTTTTCTGCGATAATATCTCAAAAATCCTGAAAGAAAAAATGGCAGGATTTCTCTTCCAAATGCCGCCGTCTTTTAAATATTCTGAAGAAAATCTTCAACGCATTATCGAAACCGCTGACAAAAACTATCTGAATGTGGTTGAGTTCCGACACAACAGTTGGTGGAACCAAACGGTTCTGGATAAACTTAAGAAACATGAAATCATTTTCTGTGGCGTATCATTCCCAAAAGGTATTCCTGATGATGTGATGGTGAACAGTGATGATGCGATCTACTACCGGCTGCACGGCGTTCCCGAACTTTTTAAGTCAGAGTATTCTGAAGAAGAACTGGACAAACTTGCCACAGAAATCAAAAAATTCAATGGGATAAAATACATCTATTTCAACAATACCTTCGGAATTGCGGGAATAAAAAATGCCTTATATTTAGACAAAATTCTGAAATGA
- a CDS encoding SIR2 family NAD-dependent protein deacylase, translating into MKKKLVVLTGAGISAESGIKTFRDSNGLWENHRVEDVASPEGFARDPQLVLDFYNLRRRQLKEVEPNDAHKILADLERDFDVNIITQNVDDLHERAGSTKVLHLHGELLKARPVNSDGNSIPWEDDLNLGDLDENGIQLRPHIVWFGEMVPAMEEATIITSTADIFVVIGTSMQVYPAAELIHYVPEGCEVFVIDPNLEHSYTKPENCFKCGGSEGMKKLRDLLLH; encoded by the coding sequence ATGAAAAAGAAACTCGTCGTACTTACAGGTGCCGGAATTTCGGCGGAAAGCGGAATAAAAACCTTCAGGGATTCCAACGGATTGTGGGAAAACCACCGTGTGGAAGATGTGGCATCGCCGGAAGGTTTTGCACGTGATCCACAATTGGTCCTGGATTTTTATAATTTGAGAAGACGCCAACTGAAGGAGGTGGAGCCCAACGATGCACACAAAATTTTAGCCGATTTAGAGCGGGATTTTGATGTGAATATCATCACCCAAAATGTCGATGATTTGCACGAAAGAGCCGGTTCTACAAAGGTTTTACATCTTCACGGCGAACTTCTGAAAGCACGGCCGGTAAATTCGGACGGCAATTCAATTCCCTGGGAAGATGATTTAAATTTAGGCGACCTTGATGAGAACGGAATTCAGTTGCGGCCGCACATTGTGTGGTTTGGCGAGATGGTTCCCGCGATGGAGGAAGCCACAATTATCACTTCAACAGCCGATATTTTCGTGGTGATTGGTACGTCGATGCAGGTTTATCCCGCCGCAGAACTCATACATTATGTTCCGGAAGGCTGCGAAGTTTTTGTGATTGATCCAAATTTGGAGCACTCCTACACAAAACCTGAAAACTGTTTTAAATGCGGTGGTTCCGAGGGAATGAAAAAATTGCGTGATCTTCTTTTACATTAA
- a CDS encoding arsenate-mycothiol transferase ArsC: MFKNLVNSIGEIAILRVSDERKEILKPLIDFIQSKLEQNEPINLNFICTHNSRRSHLSQIWAQTMAEHFGIKNVFCYSGGTEATAMFPKVAETLTKQGFKIQKLSETENPVYAVKFSENGRPLICFSKKYDDGFNPVSDFAAIMTCSNADQGCPFIPGAEKRIAVKFEDPKISDGTPGMDETYFNRSFEIASEMYFVFSKIRK; the protein is encoded by the coding sequence ATGTTTAAAAACCTTGTAAACTCCATTGGTGAAATCGCTATACTGAGAGTTTCAGACGAAAGGAAAGAAATTCTAAAACCGCTGATTGATTTTATTCAAAGCAAACTGGAGCAGAATGAACCTATCAATCTGAATTTTATCTGCACCCACAACTCGCGGCGCAGCCATTTGTCACAGATTTGGGCGCAGACCATGGCAGAGCATTTCGGAATTAAAAACGTTTTCTGCTATTCCGGCGGAACGGAAGCTACGGCAATGTTCCCAAAAGTGGCTGAAACCCTTACCAAGCAAGGTTTTAAAATTCAAAAGCTTTCTGAAACGGAAAATCCGGTGTATGCCGTGAAATTTTCGGAGAACGGTCGCCCCTTGATTTGTTTTTCCAAGAAATATGATGATGGTTTCAATCCCGTTTCAGATTTTGCGGCGATCATGACCTGTTCCAATGCCGATCAGGGTTGCCCATTTATCCCGGGTGCCGAGAAAAGAATTGCCGTAAAATTTGAGGATCCAAAAATCAGCGACGGTACGCCTGGAATGGATGAAACTTACTTCAACCGCAGTTTTGAGATCGCTTCGGAAATGTATTTTGTGTTTTCGAAAATCAGGAAATAA
- a CDS encoding arsenite methyltransferase, with the protein MNTNEEIKEMVKQKYSEIALQDKDTNASSCCGAGGCSTEVYNIMSEDYDELSGYNPDADLGLGCGLPTNFAKIKEGDTVVDLGSGAGNDCFVARAETGVTGKVIGIDFTEAMIEKARMNAEKLGFNNVEFRQGDIEKIPMTSNVADVVVSNCVMNLVPDKPKTFGEVYRILKPGGHFSISDIVLVGELPDKIKNAAEMYAGCVASAIQKEDYLKIIKDAGFGNLMLQKEKAIIIPDDILKNYLNEDEIERYKNSESRIYSITVYAEKGEACCDPKTGCC; encoded by the coding sequence ATGAATACCAACGAAGAAATTAAAGAAATGGTAAAGCAAAAATACTCTGAAATTGCTTTACAGGACAAGGATACCAACGCTTCTTCCTGCTGTGGTGCAGGTGGCTGCAGTACCGAAGTGTACAACATCATGAGCGAAGACTACGACGAACTGAGCGGTTATAATCCTGATGCGGATTTGGGTTTAGGTTGTGGTTTGCCAACGAATTTTGCTAAAATTAAAGAAGGCGACACCGTTGTCGATTTAGGCAGCGGCGCCGGAAACGACTGCTTTGTAGCGCGCGCCGAAACCGGTGTAACCGGAAAAGTAATCGGAATCGATTTCACCGAAGCGATGATTGAAAAAGCCAGAATGAATGCTGAAAAACTAGGTTTTAATAATGTGGAATTCAGGCAGGGCGATATTGAGAAAATTCCAATGACCAGCAATGTAGCAGATGTCGTGGTGAGCAATTGCGTGATGAACTTGGTTCCGGACAAACCCAAAACGTTCGGTGAAGTGTACCGAATTTTGAAACCGGGAGGTCATTTCTCCATTTCGGATATTGTATTGGTGGGGGAGCTTCCCGACAAAATAAAAAACGCAGCGGAAATGTATGCCGGTTGTGTTGCCAGTGCGATTCAGAAAGAAGATTATCTGAAGATCATTAAAGATGCAGGATTCGGTAACCTGATGCTGCAAAAAGAAAAGGCCATCATCATTCCAGATGATATTCTGAAAAATTATCTGAACGAAGATGAAATCGAACGATATAAAAATTCTGAATCCAGAATCTACAGCATCACGGTTTATGCCGAAAAAGGCGAAGCGTGCTGCGATCCAAAAACCGGCTGCTGCTAA
- a CDS encoding ferritin-like domain-containing protein: MAKKTTTAGKVKPKADAAEQLQDFMVDGMKDMYWAEKALVKNLPKMYKNATSKSLKEAINGHIEETKGQVKRLEDAFKALKLKPEAVKCDAMDGLLKEAEGIMEETEPGAVRDAAIIAAAQKVEHYEIASYGTLATYAKLLKHKEVLALLLQSLAEEKNCDKDLTKLAKTEINLKAK; the protein is encoded by the coding sequence ATGGCAAAGAAAACCACTACTGCCGGCAAAGTAAAGCCGAAGGCAGACGCAGCAGAACAACTGCAAGATTTTATGGTCGATGGTATGAAGGATATGTACTGGGCAGAAAAAGCGCTGGTAAAAAACCTTCCAAAAATGTATAAAAATGCAACTTCCAAAAGTTTGAAAGAGGCCATCAACGGTCACATTGAAGAAACCAAAGGTCAGGTAAAAAGGCTGGAAGATGCCTTTAAAGCGCTGAAACTGAAACCTGAAGCTGTGAAGTGCGATGCGATGGACGGCCTGCTAAAAGAAGCAGAAGGAATTATGGAGGAAACGGAACCAGGTGCGGTGCGCGATGCCGCGATTATTGCCGCCGCACAAAAAGTGGAACATTATGAAATTGCTTCATACGGAACGCTGGCAACGTATGCAAAATTGCTGAAACATAAAGAAGTTCTCGCACTCCTCTTACAGTCATTGGCAGAAGAAAAAAACTGCGACAAGGATTTAACAAAACTTGCCAAAACAGAAATAAATTTAAAAGCAAAATAA
- a CDS encoding catalase: MKNQKKDEQNVNKKTEDLQQNVSSAEGQFLTTNQGVKINDNNNSLKSGERGPSLLEDFILREKITHFDHERIPERIVHARGSGAHGVFQLYESQAEVTKAGFLNDTSRTTPVFVRFSTVAGSKGSTDLARDVRGFAVKFYTDEGIFDLVGNNIPVFSIQDAMKFPDFIHSVKPEPHHEMPQAASAHDTFWDFVSLVPETMHMTSWVMSDRGIPKSLRMMEGFGIHTFRLINEEGKSHFVKFHWKPLLGVHSVCWDEATKISGKDPDFHRRDLWENIEKGNYPEWELGLQIVPEEDEFKFDFDLLDPTKLIPEELVPVKIVGKMTLNRNPDNFFAETEQVAFHPGHIVPGIDFSNDPLLQGRLFSYTDTQLSRLGSPNFHEIPINRSVAPVHNNQRDAHMRMTVNKGNTAYHPNSLGGGCPFQAMMKEGGFTSFPERVDAHKIRNRSESFSDHFSQTKLFMNSLSEHEKRHMIDAYAFELSKVNYDHVKERVCFNLNMIDKDVAKKVADKLGIDIPKKVDMPLNQNIGADENPNNHQPKDANSVTAKSDKLSMTAHNKGDIKTRMIGIICDNGVDETSLNNYKTALEKEGADYKIVAPKGGKIKGNNGTEMKVDENFLTATSVVFDAMFVPSGISDVVVSHEVSRHLLNETFKHCKAIAVEGNGKELLSNTNIPTDKEDPALLIDKKPADFVKAIAAGRNWNRELNPIVPA; this comes from the coding sequence ATGAAAAATCAAAAAAAAGACGAACAAAACGTCAATAAAAAAACTGAGGACCTGCAGCAAAATGTTTCTTCAGCAGAAGGTCAGTTTCTTACCACGAATCAGGGTGTCAAAATCAACGATAACAACAATTCACTAAAGTCCGGTGAGCGCGGGCCTTCCCTGCTGGAAGATTTTATCCTGCGTGAAAAAATTACGCATTTCGACCACGAAAGAATTCCGGAAAGAATTGTGCATGCGCGCGGAAGCGGGGCGCACGGTGTGTTCCAGTTGTATGAAAGCCAGGCAGAGGTGACCAAGGCCGGTTTCCTGAACGATACCTCAAGAACCACCCCTGTCTTTGTGCGATTCTCAACCGTGGCCGGTTCTAAAGGTTCCACCGATTTGGCAAGGGACGTTCGCGGATTTGCTGTTAAATTCTATACCGACGAGGGAATTTTCGACCTTGTGGGCAACAATATTCCTGTATTTTCCATCCAGGATGCGATGAAGTTTCCGGATTTTATCCACTCCGTAAAACCGGAACCGCACCACGAAATGCCGCAGGCAGCGTCCGCACACGACACGTTCTGGGATTTCGTGTCCCTTGTTCCCGAAACGATGCATATGACGTCGTGGGTAATGAGCGACCGGGGCATTCCAAAATCGTTGAGAATGATGGAAGGTTTCGGCATCCATACTTTCAGGCTGATTAATGAAGAGGGAAAATCACATTTTGTGAAATTCCACTGGAAGCCACTTCTGGGCGTGCATTCTGTTTGCTGGGACGAGGCCACGAAAATTTCAGGTAAAGACCCGGATTTCCACCGCCGTGATCTTTGGGAAAATATCGAAAAAGGAAATTATCCGGAATGGGAACTGGGCTTGCAGATCGTTCCGGAAGAAGATGAATTTAAATTTGATTTTGATTTGCTCGATCCTACCAAACTGATCCCCGAAGAACTGGTTCCGGTAAAAATCGTCGGCAAGATGACTTTAAACAGAAATCCCGATAATTTTTTTGCAGAAACAGAGCAGGTAGCGTTTCACCCGGGGCATATCGTTCCCGGTATTGATTTCAGCAACGACCCGCTGCTTCAGGGAAGATTATTTTCATATACCGATACCCAACTTTCCCGTTTGGGAAGCCCCAATTTCCACGAAATACCGATCAACCGTTCCGTGGCGCCGGTACACAACAACCAGCGCGATGCGCATATGCGGATGACCGTGAATAAAGGAAACACGGCATATCATCCGAATTCGTTGGGCGGCGGCTGTCCGTTTCAGGCAATGATGAAAGAAGGTGGATTTACAAGTTTTCCGGAACGTGTGGATGCCCATAAGATCAGAAACCGCAGCGAAAGCTTCAGCGACCATTTTTCGCAGACGAAACTCTTTATGAATTCGCTTTCTGAACACGAAAAGCGTCATATGATTGATGCTTACGCTTTTGAACTGAGTAAAGTAAATTACGACCACGTGAAGGAACGCGTTTGCTTTAATTTAAATATGATTGATAAGGATGTGGCAAAAAAAGTCGCAGACAAACTTGGAATAGACATTCCGAAAAAAGTTGATATGCCATTGAACCAGAATATCGGTGCCGATGAAAATCCGAATAACCATCAGCCAAAAGATGCCAACAGCGTTACGGCAAAATCTGATAAACTTTCAATGACCGCACACAACAAAGGCGACATCAAAACGCGGATGATCGGCATTATCTGCGATAACGGTGTGGATGAAACTTCATTGAACAACTACAAAACAGCACTGGAAAAAGAAGGCGCAGACTATAAAATCGTTGCCCCGAAAGGCGGAAAAATAAAAGGAAACAACGGCACTGAGATGAAGGTGGATGAGAATTTCCTCACCGCAACTTCCGTGGTTTTCGATGCGATGTTCGTTCCGAGCGGGATTTCAGACGTCGTAGTTTCCCACGAAGTTTCCAGACATTTGCTGAATGAAACCTTCAAACACTGCAAAGCGATTGCTGTGGAGGGTAACGGAAAAGAATTGCTCTCGAATACCAATATCCCAACAGATAAAGAAGATCCGGCACTTTTAATAGATAAAAAACCGGCTGATTTTGTGAAAGCCATTGCAGCAGGAAGAAACTGGAACCGGGAATTAAATCCTATTGTTCCGGCATAG
- a CDS encoding ArsR/SmtB family transcription factor: MGITKTHHFTEEQNEIATVLKALAHPARVAIIEYLLSVETCICNDIVAEINLAQPTVSQHLKELKNAGIIQGEVEGKTVCYCINPESFKKMETFIDQIFHKIHQQNSSKCC; this comes from the coding sequence ATGGGGATCACTAAAACACACCATTTCACTGAAGAACAGAACGAAATCGCAACAGTGCTGAAAGCACTGGCACACCCAGCGAGAGTAGCGATTATTGAATATTTATTATCAGTTGAAACCTGTATCTGCAACGATATCGTGGCGGAAATCAATCTTGCGCAACCTACCGTTTCTCAACATTTAAAAGAACTCAAAAATGCCGGAATCATTCAGGGAGAAGTGGAAGGGAAAACAGTTTGTTACTGCATCAATCCGGAAAGTTTTAAAAAGATGGAAACGTTCATCGACCAGATTTTTCACAAAATTCACCAGCAGAACAGCTCAAAGTGCTGCTAA